The proteins below are encoded in one region of Juglans microcarpa x Juglans regia isolate MS1-56 chromosome 4D, Jm3101_v1.0, whole genome shotgun sequence:
- the LOC121260835 gene encoding uncharacterized protein LOC121260835, producing the protein MNGIRFHTRNREELHRTQNSGVLVSGEHQSESVEFYGIIKDILALQYMGWRHVYLFECQWFDIANPIRGIRVGEHLMSVNMSRSWYKDEPFVLACQASHVFYLQNIGLGSSWYAVQKVTNRNVYDVSSNPLIKDDESDSSDVDVYQEDNDGDAYIPVQVDDDGLVSPLHMIDVDPTHLDASSLIAHAHRSSQEIPFINDDEEEICSDDSSNSLGSTGEDLFTDDETNSNED; encoded by the exons ATGAATGGCATAAGATTTCATACGAGAAACCGTGAAGAACTCCATCGCACTCAAAATTCTGGTGTTTTGGTTAGTGGTGAACACCAATCAGAAAGTGTCGAGTTTTATGGTATTATAAAAGACATTTTGGCATTACAGTATATGGGATGGCGTCATGTCTACTTATTTGAGTGCCAATGGTTTGACATTGCTAATCCCATACGAGGGATACGTGTGGGTGAGCATCTTATGAGTGTTAATATGTCGAGATCATGGTACAAGGACGAGCCTTTTGTTTTGGCATGCCAAGCTTCACATGTGTTTTACCTACAAAATATAGGCTTGGGTAGTAGTTGGTATGCGGTGCAGAAGGTGACAAACAGAAATGTTTATGACGTTTCATCGAACCCATTAATAAAAGACGATGAATCTGATTCCAGCGATGTTGATGTTTACCAAGAGGACAATGACGGAGATGCTTATATACCGGTCCAAGTCGATGATGATGGACTAGTGAGTCCATTGCACATGATTGATGTAGACCCCACACATTTGGATGCGTCCTCACTAATTGCCCACGCGCATCGTAGCAGCCAAGAAATACCTTTTATCAATGATGATGAAGAGGAGATATGTTCAGATGATAGTTCCAACTCTCTTGGCAGCACAGGTGAAGATCTCTTCACTGATGATGAAACAAACTCGAATGAG GATTAG
- the LOC121259192 gene encoding dof zinc finger protein DOF5.7-like, whose product MMSPDNIPAKQVTKDDGQGSGNRKTASSKTEEQSLNCPRCDSPNTKFCYYNNYSLTQPRHFCKNCRRYWTKGGALRNVPIGGGCRKNKKVQSSLRFSGDSKDSLSSSEISGTLNFLRGLSPAMDFQLGGFSFPRLHPPTTGIYNQFSSFGDVLGTYVAASGSVTSPYFTLDPSGSYNSLMRFNYPLSSTSGGGPFSAAVQNLSSMNIHSGLASSIESQSTINQDLHWKLQQRRLATLFGGEIQKDNSVSSVPLESHTQKPQPIVFQNLEISKSEDCSVGNSIKECTSTGHQIATERYFGNSCCPVTATPTNSAGNAGQGNANSWNGAQAWGDLQQYSALP is encoded by the coding sequence ATGATGTCGCCGGATAATATTCCAGCAAAGCAGGTCACGAAAGATGACGGCCAAGGCTCAGGCAACCGCAAAACTGCGTCCTCAAAAACAGAAGAGCAGAGCCTAAACTGCCCACGATGCGACTCGCCTAACACCAAATTCTGCTACTACAATAACTACAGCCTCACGCAGCCAAGGCATTTCTGCAAGAATTGTAGACGGTACTGGACAAAAGGTGGGGCTTTGCGCAACGTTCCCATCGGTGGGGGTTGCCGGAAAAACAAGAAGGTGCAGTCATCTTTGAGGTTCTCCGGGGACTCCAAAGACTCACTGTCATCTTCAGAGATCAGTGGGACGTTGAATTTTCTCCGTGGTCTATCCCCGGCTATGGATTTCCAACTTGGTGGCTTCTCATTCCCCAGGCTTCACCCTCCAACAACAGGTATCTACAACCAGTTTTCTTCGTTTGGAGACGTTTTGGGTACTTATGTTGCGGCTTCTGGAAGTGTGACTAGTCCTTACTTTACCCTTGATCCCTCTGGAAGCTACAATTCTCTAATGAGATTTAATTATCCGCTTTCTTCGACAAGTGGTGGGGGTCCTTTTAGTGCTGCAGTTCAGAACTTAAGCTCCATGAACATCCACAGCGGTCTTGCATCTTCTATCGAATCTCAGAGTACCATCAACCAGGACTTGCACTGGAAGCTTCAGCAGCGGAGGCTGGCCACGCTATTTGGTGGAGAAATTCAAAAAGACAACAGCGTTTCTTCGGTTCCTCTTGAAAGCCATACGCAGAAACCGCAACCCATTGTATTTCAGAATCTGGAGATTTCCAAATCAGAGGATTGCAGCGTTGGTAATTCAATAAAAGAATGTACAAGTACGGGCCATCAGATAGCGACCGAGCGGTATTTTGGGAACTCTTGTTGCCCAGTGACCGCTACTCCGACCAACAGTGCAGGCAACGCCGGCCAAGGTAACGCGAATAGCTGGAATGGGGCTCAAGCGTGGGGTGACTTGCAACAATATAGTGCTttgccctag